In Paracoccus jeotgali, the following are encoded in one genomic region:
- a CDS encoding flavin reductase family protein: MFYRPEAGHGLPHNPLNAIIAPRPIGWISSRGEAGDNLGPYSFFNAIAYAPPQVMFSSVSAKPDRNGTKDSVAQIAQSGVFCVNIPSAAQAEAVNASSAPMPAGVSEFEACGIAMAECRTIDCPRVAEAPAALECRMTRILRLAGPSNWLVLGVVVGVHLRDDCVLDGRFDLRAAGWLARMGYRDYAAVHELFEMERPE; encoded by the coding sequence GCCGCATAACCCGCTGAACGCCATCATCGCCCCGCGCCCCATCGGCTGGATCTCGAGCCGGGGCGAGGCGGGCGACAATCTTGGCCCCTACAGCTTCTTCAACGCCATCGCCTATGCACCGCCGCAGGTGATGTTCTCGTCCGTCTCGGCCAAGCCCGACCGCAACGGCACCAAGGACAGCGTCGCCCAGATCGCGCAAAGCGGGGTGTTCTGCGTCAACATCCCCTCTGCCGCGCAGGCCGAGGCGGTCAACGCCTCGAGCGCGCCGATGCCCGCAGGCGTCAGCGAGTTCGAGGCCTGCGGCATCGCCATGGCCGAGTGTCGGACCATCGACTGCCCGCGCGTGGCCGAAGCGCCCGCCGCGCTGGAATGTCGGATGACGCGCATCCTGCGGCTGGCGGGGCCGTCGAACTGGCTGGTGCTGGGCGTCGTGGTCGGCGTTCACCTGCGCGACGATTGCGTGCTGGACGGGCGGTTCGATCTGCGCGCGGCGGGCTGGCTTGCGCGGATGGGCTATCGCGATTACGCCGCCGTCCATGAGCTGTTCGAAATGGAGCGTCCCGAATGA
- a CDS encoding adenine phosphoribosyltransferase → MTARTVRDYIRTIHDFPHEGILFRDVTTLFADARGFRMAVDQILHDHTGQRIDKVVGLEARGFILGGAVAHQLSTGFVPIRKKGKLPGAVISEAYTLEYGEAVMEIHDDALKPGDKVLIVDDLLATGGTAEASVKLCRRLGAEVVGCAFVIDLPELGGRKRLERTGIPVTALCEFDGA, encoded by the coding sequence ATGACCGCCCGCACTGTCCGCGACTATATCCGCACCATCCACGACTTCCCGCATGAGGGCATCCTGTTCCGCGACGTGACCACGCTGTTCGCCGATGCGCGCGGCTTTCGCATGGCGGTCGACCAGATCCTGCACGACCATACCGGGCAGCGCATCGACAAGGTGGTGGGTCTCGAGGCGCGGGGGTTCATTCTGGGCGGCGCGGTGGCGCACCAGCTCTCGACCGGGTTCGTGCCGATCCGCAAAAAGGGCAAGCTGCCCGGCGCGGTGATCTCCGAGGCGTATACGCTGGAATATGGCGAGGCGGTGATGGAGATCCATGACGACGCGCTGAAGCCCGGCGACAAGGTGCTGATCGTCGACGACCTGCTGGCCACCGGCGGCACCGCCGAGGCCAGCGTCAAGCTGTGCCGCCGATTGGGGGCCGAGGTGGTGGGCTGCGCCTTCGTCATCGATCTGCCTGAACTGGGCGGCCGCAAGCGGCTGGAGCGGACGGGCATCCCGGTGACGGCGCTGTGCGAGTTCGACGGGGCGTGA
- a CDS encoding HNH endonuclease family protein has protein sequence MQPHTDAGDADPTIPLCPLCDRPIPHGVPQSRHHLIPKLRGGKGGPVILIHHACHKAIHKALSETELARHYNTPAALRAHPTLARFFAWVGKRPPEWNGRAR, from the coding sequence ATCCAGCCTCACACGGATGCCGGCGACGCGGACCCCACCATCCCGCTCTGCCCCTTATGCGACCGGCCGATCCCGCACGGCGTGCCGCAAAGCCGGCATCACCTGATACCCAAGCTGCGGGGCGGCAAGGGCGGGCCGGTGATCCTGATCCACCACGCCTGCCACAAGGCGATCCACAAGGCGCTGAGCGAGACCGAACTCGCCCGCCACTACAACACCCCCGCCGCCCTGCGCGCCCATCCGACGCTGGCGCGCTTCTTCGCCTGGGTCGGCAAGCGCCCGCCTGAATGGAACGGGCGTGCCCGTTGA
- a CDS encoding MFS transporter translates to MPRPAPSSAKPAATLNGATPSTFAPFRHSAFRVLWSATIVSNFGGLVQAVAAAWLMTQLTTNATLIALVQASNTLPIMLFALVSGALADIFDRRQIMMAAILFMAAMSAVLAGMAYFGAITPWSLLAMTFLIGMGQALYNPPWQASMGDLVPREDLPQAVTLNSVGFNLMRSVGPAAGGLIVAAAGAAVGFLVNAVSYIPLVFAMARWRPDYPPRTAAREPFVSAVGAGLRYVALSPHLVRVLVRAGAFGVSGTAVMALLPLVAKSHPEGGSLLFGLLLGFFGLGAILGALTNARIRARLSNEAILRLGMIQFAVATAVLGYSDTVWVQALALFPAGMSWVIVLSLFNVAVQLSTPRWVVARALALYQTVAFGGMAAGAWLWGALAQAYGFEDALIMAAVGLLAAAALGIPLRMPEFSQSDLSPANRFREPVLGLDLRGRSGPIMVMVDYHIAPEDTEEFLSLMVQRRDIRRRDGARAWVLLRDLEMPDHWSESYHIATWDDYIRHNTRRTVVDTDVTQALHALHKGPGEPTVHRMIERHNASAHADVPLRGKLDV, encoded by the coding sequence ATGCCCAGACCCGCCCCCTCGTCCGCCAAGCCCGCCGCGACCCTGAACGGCGCCACGCCCTCGACATTCGCGCCCTTCCGCCACTCGGCCTTTCGAGTGTTGTGGAGCGCGACCATCGTCAGCAATTTCGGCGGGCTGGTGCAGGCGGTGGCGGCGGCTTGGCTGATGACGCAGCTGACCACCAACGCGACGCTGATCGCGCTGGTGCAGGCGTCGAACACCCTGCCGATCATGCTGTTCGCGCTGGTGTCGGGGGCCCTGGCCGACATCTTCGACCGGCGCCAGATCATGATGGCGGCGATCCTGTTCATGGCCGCCATGTCTGCGGTTCTGGCCGGGATGGCGTATTTCGGCGCGATCACGCCCTGGTCGCTGCTGGCGATGACCTTCCTGATCGGAATGGGTCAGGCGCTGTACAATCCGCCCTGGCAGGCCAGCATGGGCGATCTGGTGCCGCGTGAAGATCTGCCGCAGGCGGTGACGCTGAATTCGGTCGGGTTCAACCTGATGCGCTCGGTCGGGCCGGCGGCGGGCGGTCTGATCGTGGCCGCGGCCGGCGCGGCGGTGGGTTTTCTCGTCAACGCGGTCAGCTATATCCCGCTGGTCTTCGCCATGGCGCGGTGGCGGCCCGACTATCCCCCCCGCACCGCCGCGCGAGAGCCCTTCGTCTCGGCCGTGGGCGCCGGGCTGCGCTATGTCGCGCTGTCGCCCCATCTGGTGCGGGTCCTGGTCCGGGCGGGGGCTTTCGGCGTGTCCGGCACCGCTGTCATGGCGCTGCTGCCGCTGGTGGCGAAATCCCACCCCGAGGGCGGGTCGCTGCTGTTCGGCCTGCTGCTGGGCTTCTTCGGGCTGGGTGCGATTCTGGGTGCGTTGACCAATGCCCGCATCCGGGCGCGGCTGTCGAACGAGGCGATCCTGCGCCTCGGGATGATCCAGTTCGCCGTGGCGACCGCCGTGCTGGGTTACAGCGACACGGTCTGGGTTCAGGCGCTGGCGCTGTTTCCGGCGGGGATGTCCTGGGTCATCGTGCTGTCGCTGTTCAACGTCGCCGTGCAGCTTTCGACGCCGCGCTGGGTCGTGGCGCGGGCACTGGCGCTGTATCAGACGGTCGCCTTCGGCGGCATGGCGGCCGGGGCGTGGCTGTGGGGCGCACTGGCGCAGGCCTACGGGTTCGAGGATGCGCTGATCATGGCCGCGGTCGGGTTGCTGGCGGCCGCAGCACTGGGGATTCCCCTGCGCATGCCAGAGTTCAGCCAGTCCGACCTGTCACCCGCCAACCGCTTCCGAGAGCCGGTTCTGGGTCTCGACCTGCGCGGGCGGTCGGGGCCGATCATGGTCATGGTCGATTATCACATCGCCCCCGAGGACACCGAAGAGTTCCTGTCCCTGATGGTCCAACGCCGCGACATCCGCCGCCGCGACGGCGCGCGGGCCTGGGTGCTGCTGCGCGATCTCGAGATGCCGGATCACTGGTCGGAAAGCTATCACATCGCCACCTGGGACGACTATATCCGCCACAACACAAGGCGGACGGTGGTCGATACCGATGTGACGCAGGCGCTGCACGCGCTGCACAAGGGACCGGGCGAGCCGACCGTCCACCGCATGATCGAGCGGCACAACGCCTCGGCCCATGCCGACGTGCCCCTGCGCGGCAAGCTCGACGTGTAA
- a CDS encoding GlsB/YeaQ/YmgE family stress response membrane protein, with product MGIIIAIIIGAIAGWLAGQIVKGHGQGLLVNIVVGIVGALIASLLFPALGMGGGQGTNIIGSILYATIGAVILLVLLGLVTRSR from the coding sequence ATGGGAATCATCATCGCAATCATCATCGGCGCCATTGCCGGCTGGCTGGCGGGCCAGATCGTCAAGGGTCACGGTCAGGGCCTGCTGGTCAACATCGTCGTCGGCATCGTCGGCGCGCTGATCGCGTCGCTTCTGTTTCCCGCGTTGGGGATGGGCGGCGGCCAGGGCACGAACATCATCGGCTCGATCCTGTACGCCACCATCGGCGCGGTGATCCTGCTGGTGCTTCTGGGGCTGGTCACCCGGTCGCGCTGA
- the ndhC gene encoding NADH-quinone oxidoreductase subunit A, which produces MASALALILMAAAAVIAIRNPDPEKVSAYECGFEPFDDARAKFDVRFYLVAILFIIFDLEVAFLFPWAVSFQGLSDVAFWGMIVFLGVLTVGFAYEWKKGALEWA; this is translated from the coding sequence ATGGCCTCGGCGCTTGCGCTGATCCTGATGGCCGCCGCAGCGGTGATCGCGATCCGCAACCCAGACCCCGAAAAGGTCTCGGCCTATGAATGCGGGTTCGAACCCTTTGACGATGCGCGCGCCAAGTTCGACGTCCGCTTCTATCTGGTGGCGATCCTGTTCATCATCTTCGACCTCGAGGTGGCGTTCCTGTTCCCTTGGGCGGTCAGCTTTCAAGGGCTGTCGGATGTGGCCTTCTGGGGGATGATCGTGTTCCTCGGCGTGCTGACCGTGGGCTTTGCCTATGAATGGAAGAAGGGGGCGCTGGAATGGGCGTGA
- a CDS encoding NuoB/complex I 20 kDa subunit family protein, which translates to MGVIRQPGPTSDLPGAAPRTPALSTTAGADGDVQVRELSNTLQDKGFLLTTTEDIINWARNGSMHWMTFGLACCAIEMMQTSMPRYDLERFGTAPRASPRQSDLMIVAGTVTNKMAPALRKVYDQMPEPRYVISMGSCANGGGYYHYSYSVVRGCDRLIPVDIYVPGCPPTAEALLYGILQLQRRIRRTGTLVR; encoded by the coding sequence ATGGGCGTGATCCGTCAACCCGGTCCCACCAGCGACCTGCCCGGCGCCGCGCCGCGAACGCCTGCGCTGTCGACCACGGCCGGCGCCGATGGCGACGTGCAGGTGCGCGAGCTGTCGAACACGCTGCAGGACAAGGGCTTTCTGCTGACCACGACCGAGGACATCATCAACTGGGCGCGCAACGGCTCGATGCACTGGATGACCTTCGGTCTGGCCTGCTGCGCGATCGAGATGATGCAGACCTCGATGCCGCGCTACGATCTGGAACGCTTCGGCACCGCGCCGCGCGCCTCGCCGCGCCAGTCGGACCTGATGATCGTGGCCGGCACCGTGACCAACAAGATGGCCCCGGCGCTGCGCAAGGTCTATGACCAGATGCCCGAGCCGCGCTATGTCATCAGCATGGGGTCCTGCGCCAATGGCGGCGGGTATTACCATTACAGCTATTCCGTGGTGCGCGGCTGCGACCGGCTGATCCCGGTCGATATCTATGTCCCCGGCTGCCCGCCCACCGCCGAGGCGCTGCTATACGGCATCCTGCAATTGCAGCGTCGCATCCGGCGCACCGGCACGTTGGTGAGGTAA
- a CDS encoding NADH-quinone oxidoreductase subunit C codes for MALYPDIDALADLADLIPLRFEDDVQETSLAHGELTVTVSLSGLVRLIEFLQSDMNCRFSTLIDITAVDYPDRPARFDLVYHLLSMYRNQRIRVKAAIREDELAPSITGLFPGANWYEREVFDMFGILFSGHPDLRRILTDYGFRGHPLRKDFPTTGYVEVRYDEVLKRVVYEPVRLTQEYRQFDFLSPWEGAKYVLPGDEKTDEAGK; via the coding sequence ATGGCCCTGTATCCCGACATCGACGCGCTGGCCGACCTTGCCGACCTGATCCCGCTGCGCTTCGAGGATGACGTGCAGGAAACCTCGCTGGCCCATGGCGAGCTGACGGTGACGGTCTCGCTGTCCGGGCTGGTGCGACTGATCGAGTTCCTGCAGTCGGACATGAACTGCCGCTTCTCGACCCTGATCGACATCACGGCGGTCGATTATCCCGACCGCCCGGCGCGGTTCGATCTCGTTTATCACCTGCTGTCGATGTATCGCAATCAGCGCATCCGGGTGAAGGCCGCGATCCGCGAGGATGAACTCGCGCCTTCGATCACCGGGCTTTTCCCCGGCGCGAACTGGTATGAACGCGAGGTCTTCGACATGTTCGGGATCCTGTTCTCGGGCCATCCCGACCTGCGCCGCATCCTGACCGATTACGGCTTTCGCGGCCATCCGCTGCGCAAGGATTTCCCGACCACCGGCTATGTCGAGGTGCGCTATGACGAGGTGCTGAAGCGGGTCGTCTATGAGCCCGTCCGGCTGACGCAGGAATATCGCCAGTTCGACTTTCTCTCGCCGTGGGAGGGCGCGAAATACGTGCTGCCCGGTGACGAAAAGACCGACGAGGCCGGCAAGTGA
- a CDS encoding NADH-quinone oxidoreductase subunit D has protein sequence MDGDIRINSYDDGSVDAQTGEQDIRNFNLNFGPQHPAAHGVLRLVLELDGEIVERADPHIGLLHRGTEKLMESRTYLQNLPYFDRLDYSSPQNQEHAWCLAIEKLTGVAPPPRAQIIRVLYAEIGRLLNHLLGVTTGMLDIGALTPPVWGFTAREELMVFCERASGARLHMAYFRPGGVHQDLPPELIDDIEEWCETFPRMIDDLHTLLTENRIVKQRLVDIGIVHEQDALNWGYSGVMLRGSGLAWDLRKSQPYDGYEDYDFKIPVGKNGDCYDRYLVRMEEMRESVKIMQQACQKLRQTPGDILARGKLTPPKRMAMKTDMESLIHHFKLYTEGFKVPAGEVYAAVEAPKGEFGVYLVGDGTNKPYRAKLRAPGFAHLQSMDWMAKGHMLSDVPAFIATLDIVFGEVDR, from the coding sequence ATGGACGGCGATATTCGCATCAACAGCTATGATGACGGATCGGTGGACGCCCAGACGGGCGAACAGGACATCCGCAACTTCAACCTGAACTTCGGCCCCCAGCACCCGGCGGCGCATGGCGTGCTGCGGCTGGTGCTGGAACTGGACGGCGAGATCGTCGAACGCGCGGACCCGCATATCGGCCTGCTGCATCGCGGCACCGAAAAGCTGATGGAAAGCCGCACCTATCTGCAGAACCTGCCCTATTTCGACCGGCTCGACTATTCCTCGCCGCAGAACCAGGAACATGCGTGGTGTCTGGCGATCGAGAAGCTGACCGGGGTGGCGCCGCCGCCCCGCGCGCAGATCATCCGGGTGCTCTATGCCGAGATCGGGCGGTTGCTGAACCACCTGCTGGGCGTGACCACGGGGATGCTGGACATCGGCGCGCTGACGCCGCCGGTCTGGGGCTTTACCGCCCGCGAAGAGCTGATGGTGTTCTGCGAGCGCGCCTCGGGTGCGCGTCTGCACATGGCCTATTTCCGCCCCGGCGGGGTGCATCAGGATCTGCCGCCCGAGCTGATCGACGATATCGAGGAATGGTGCGAGACCTTCCCCCGCATGATCGACGACCTGCACACGCTGCTGACCGAGAACCGCATCGTCAAGCAGCGGCTGGTCGATATCGGCATCGTGCATGAACAGGACGCGCTGAACTGGGGCTATAGCGGCGTCATGCTGCGCGGCTCGGGGCTGGCCTGGGACCTGCGCAAGTCGCAGCCCTATGACGGCTATGAAGACTATGACTTCAAGATCCCGGTCGGCAAGAATGGCGACTGCTATGACCGCTATCTGGTCCGCATGGAAGAGATGCGTGAATCGGTCAAGATCATGCAGCAGGCCTGCCAGAAGCTGCGGCAGACGCCCGGCGACATCCTGGCGCGGGGCAAGCTGACCCCGCCCAAGCGGATGGCGATGAAGACTGACATGGAAAGCCTGATCCACCACTTCAAGCTGTATACCGAGGGCTTCAAGGTGCCCGCCGGCGAGGTCTATGCCGCGGTCGAGGCCCCCAAGGGCGAGTTCGGCGTCTATCTGGTCGGCGACGGCACCAACAAGCCGTATCGCGCCAAGCTGCGCGCGCCCGGCTTTGCACATCTGCAGTCGATGGACTGGATGGCCAAGGGGCACATGCTGTCCGACGTGCCGGCCTTCATCGCGACGCTGGACATCGTCTTCGGCGAGGTCGACCGCTGA
- the nuoE gene encoding NADH-quinone oxidoreductase subunit NuoE, whose protein sequence is MLRRLSPIQPDSFEFTPANLDWARAQMTKFPEGRQQSAIIPILWRAHEQEGWLSRPALEYCADLLGMPYIRVLEVATFYFMFKLAPVGSVANIQICGTTTCMICGAEDLIRVCREKIAPTPLTLSSDGKFSWEEVECLGACANAPMAQIGKDYYEDLTAERLAALIDEMAAGQVPQPGPQNGRFSSEAMGGPTALTDLVGTGPAHNASVTLALELGDTLKRIDGTEAPILTPWRRSPEKNPDDGEDTGPDDVPADAQNDDPGEILKARPPRALDAPRDGAGDDLTRIKGLDATAQELLNGLGVHHFDQIAHWDAAEVAWVDGHLEGYVGRVTQDEWVRQAREMLEAREGTSN, encoded by the coding sequence ATGCTGCGCCGCCTGTCCCCCATCCAGCCCGACTCGTTCGAGTTCACGCCCGCCAACCTCGACTGGGCGCGGGCGCAGATGACCAAGTTCCCCGAGGGCCGCCAGCAATCGGCGATCATCCCGATCCTGTGGCGCGCCCATGAACAGGAAGGCTGGCTCAGCCGTCCGGCCCTTGAATACTGCGCCGATCTGCTGGGCATGCCCTATATCCGCGTGCTCGAGGTCGCGACCTTCTATTTCATGTTCAAGCTGGCCCCGGTCGGCAGCGTCGCCAATATCCAGATCTGCGGCACCACCACCTGCATGATCTGCGGCGCCGAGGATCTGATCCGGGTCTGCCGCGAAAAGATCGCGCCGACGCCGCTGACGCTGTCCTCCGACGGCAAGTTTTCCTGGGAAGAGGTCGAATGTCTGGGCGCCTGCGCCAACGCGCCCATGGCCCAGATCGGCAAGGATTACTACGAGGATCTGACGGCCGAGAGACTGGCCGCGCTGATCGACGAGATGGCCGCCGGTCAGGTGCCGCAGCCCGGCCCGCAGAATGGCCGCTTTTCGTCCGAGGCGATGGGCGGGCCCACGGCGCTGACCGACCTCGTCGGCACCGGGCCCGCGCATAACGCCTCGGTCACGCTGGCGCTGGAACTGGGCGACACGCTGAAGCGCATCGACGGGACCGAGGCGCCGATCCTGACGCCCTGGCGCCGCAGCCCGGAAAAGAACCCCGATGATGGCGAGGACACCGGCCCCGACGACGTGCCCGCCGACGCGCAGAACGACGATCCGGGCGAGATCCTGAAGGCGCGGCCTCCGCGCGCGCTGGACGCGCCGCGTGACGGCGCGGGCGACGACCTGACCCGCATCAAGGGTCTGGACGCCACCGCGCAAGAGCTGCTGAACGGGCTGGGGGTCCATCACTTCGACCAGATCGCCCATTGGGACGCGGCCGAGGTCGCCTGGGTCGATGGCCATCTGGAAGGCTATGTCGGCCGCGTGACGCAGGATGAATGGGTCCGGCAGGCGCGCGAGATGCTCGAGGCGCGGGAAGGAACAAGCAACTAG
- a CDS encoding DUF5337 domain-containing protein, which produces MTDDRAARDARQLRLVSLVMVGTAVLWLGANWAGRRFGWPAEYAFLADLAAMGGFVWSLLVTWRIWRRKAPAGKKG; this is translated from the coding sequence ATGACCGACGACCGCGCCGCCCGCGACGCGCGCCAATTGCGGCTGGTGTCGCTGGTCATGGTCGGCACCGCGGTGCTGTGGCTGGGCGCGAACTGGGCTGGCCGCCGCTTTGGCTGGCCCGCGGAATACGCCTTTCTCGCGGATCTGGCCGCGATGGGTGGATTTGTCTGGTCGCTGCTGGTGACCTGGCGTATCTGGCGGCGCAAGGCGCCTGCTGGCAAAAAAGGATGA
- the nuoF gene encoding NADH-quinone oxidoreductase subunit NuoF — MLKDQDRIFTNLYGMGDRSLKGAMARGCWDGTGDLIARGRDKIIEQVKASGLRGRGGAGFPTGLKWSFMPKESDGRPSYLVINADESEPATCKDREIMRHDPHTLIEGALIAGFAMNAHTCYIYLRGEYVRERESLQAAIDACYDAGLLGRNAAKSGWDFDLFLSHGAGAYICGEETALLESLEGKKGMPRMKPPFPAGAGLYGCPTTVNNVESIAVVPEILRRGAEWFASFGRPNNAGTKLFGLTGHINNPCVVEEGMSITMRELIEHHGGGVRGGWDNLKAVIPGGASCPVLTAEQCETAIMDYDGMRELKSSFGTGCMIVMDQSTDIIKAIWRLSAFFKHESCGQCTPCREGTGWMMRVMERLVTGDAEVEEIDMLLDVTKQVEGHTICALGDAAAWPIQGLIRNFRGEIEDRLKAKKTGRLGALAAE; from the coding sequence CTGCTGAAGGATCAGGACCGCATTTTCACGAACCTTTACGGGATGGGCGACCGTTCCCTGAAGGGTGCGATGGCGCGCGGCTGCTGGGATGGCACCGGCGATCTGATCGCGCGCGGCCGCGACAAGATCATCGAGCAGGTCAAGGCCTCGGGCCTGCGCGGGCGGGGCGGCGCGGGCTTTCCGACCGGGCTGAAATGGTCCTTCATGCCAAAGGAGTCCGACGGCCGGCCGTCTTATCTGGTCATCAACGCCGACGAATCCGAACCCGCGACCTGCAAGGACCGCGAGATCATGCGCCACGATCCGCACACGCTGATCGAAGGCGCGCTGATCGCCGGCTTCGCGATGAACGCCCACACCTGCTACATCTACCTGCGCGGCGAATATGTGCGCGAGCGGGAATCCCTGCAGGCCGCCATCGACGCCTGCTATGACGCCGGGCTGCTGGGCCGCAATGCCGCCAAGTCGGGCTGGGATTTCGACCTGTTCCTCAGCCACGGGGCCGGGGCCTATATCTGCGGCGAGGAAACCGCGCTGCTGGAATCGCTGGAAGGCAAGAAGGGCATGCCCCGGATGAAGCCGCCCTTCCCGGCGGGCGCGGGCCTCTATGGCTGCCCGACCACCGTCAACAACGTCGAATCCATCGCCGTGGTGCCGGAGATCCTGCGCCGCGGGGCCGAGTGGTTCGCCAGCTTCGGCCGCCCCAACAATGCCGGCACCAAGCTGTTCGGCCTGACCGGCCACATCAACAACCCTTGCGTGGTCGAGGAAGGCATGTCGATCACCATGCGCGAGTTGATCGAGCATCACGGCGGCGGCGTGCGCGGAGGCTGGGACAACCTCAAGGCCGTGATCCCCGGCGGCGCATCCTGCCCGGTTCTGACCGCCGAGCAATGCGAAACCGCGATCATGGATTACGACGGCATGCGAGAGCTGAAATCCAGCTTCGGCACCGGCTGCATGATCGTGATGGATCAGTCCACCGACATCATCAAGGCGATCTGGCGGCTGTCGGCCTTCTTCAAGCATGAAAGCTGCGGCCAGTGCACGCCCTGCCGCGAAGGCACCGGCTGGATGATGCGGGTCATGGAACGACTGGTCACCGGCGATGCCGAGGTCGAGGAAATCGACATGCTGCTGGACGTCACCAAGCAGGTCGAGGGCCACACCATCTGCGCGCTGGGCGACGCGGCCGCATGGCCGATCCAGGGGTTGATCCGCAACTTCCGGGGCGAGATCGAGGATCGGCTGAAGGCGAAAAAGACCGGGCGTCTGGGCGCCCTGGCGGCGGAATAA
- a CDS encoding DUF5333 domain-containing protein — MPKLLAAALTLALTLASPAAALEPLAQERYINDRLVAARVADRIRRECPSIEARLVAAWSAARALKRYAEQKGYPAAEIEAFLDSKPDRARIYAVAEDYLTRNGARAGDAESFCRIGRNEIASKSVAGSLLVAR; from the coding sequence ATGCCGAAACTGCTTGCCGCCGCGCTGACCCTTGCGCTGACCCTCGCCTCGCCTGCCGCCGCGCTCGAACCGCTGGCGCAGGAACGCTATATCAACGACCGGCTGGTGGCCGCCCGCGTGGCCGACCGCATCCGGCGCGAATGCCCCTCGATCGAGGCGCGGCTGGTCGCGGCGTGGAGCGCGGCGCGTGCGCTCAAGCGCTATGCCGAGCAGAAGGGCTATCCCGCGGCCGAGATCGAGGCCTTTCTGGACAGCAAGCCGGACCGCGCCCGCATCTATGCCGTCGCGGAAGACTACCTGACCCGCAACGGGGCGCGTGCGGGGGATGCCGAATCCTTCTGCCGCATCGGGCGGAATGAAATTGCAAGCAAGTCGGTCGCCGGATCTCTGCTGGTGGCCAGGTAA